From a region of the Gossypium raimondii isolate GPD5lz chromosome 10, ASM2569854v1, whole genome shotgun sequence genome:
- the LOC105777865 gene encoding deaminated glutathione amidase, chloroplastic/cytosolic, translating into MLNCCLHFCLNGARLPRPLRSSHVNSYSNFSAVRSSADSAMAALNSVRVAAVQMTSVNDLASNFSTCSHLVKEAASAGAKMICFPESFSFLGPKSEDSLLVAEALDGPIMQKYCSLAREYSIWLSLGGFQEKGHDAHLRNTHVIVDDAGNIRSTYSKIHLFDVDVPGGSTYRESSFTEPGKDIAAVDSPIGRLGLTICYDLRFPEIYQQLRFNHDAQVILVPSAFTPVTGQAHWEILLRARAIETQCYVIASAQAGKHNKTRESYGDTLIIDPWGTVVGRLPDRLSTGITVADIDLSLIDSVRKKMPIAEQRKPFDFWRPASL; encoded by the exons atgttAAATTGCTGTCTCCATTTCTGTCTCAACGGCGCTCGTCTTCCTCGTCCGCTCAGATCAAGCCACGTCAATTCGTACTCTAACTTTTCAGCGGTCCGGTCAAGCGCCGACTCAGCCATGGCAGCACTCAACTCAGTCCGAGTAGCCGCGGTTCAGATGACCTCCGTCAACGATCTCGCCTCCAATTTCTCCACTTGTTCTCACCTCGTCAAA GAAGCAGCTTCAGCTGGGGCAAAAATGATTTGTTTCCCTGAAAGTTTCTCCTTTCTGGGTCCCAAGTCTGAGGATAGTCTTTTGGTTGCAGAAGCTTTAGATGGACCAATTATGCAAAAATATTGCTCTTTAGCAAG AGAATATAGCATTTGGTTGTCCCTTGGAGGTTTCCAAGAGAAAGGACATGATGCACACTTGCGAAACACGCATGTTATAGTTGATGATGCTGGCAACATTAGAAGCACTTACAGTAAGATACACTT GTTTGATGTGGATGTTCCTGGAGGATCAACATACAGGGAAAGCAGCTTTACTGAACCAG GGAAGGATATTGCTGCAGTAGACAGTCCTATTGGACGTTTGGGATTGACGATCTGCTATGATTTGAGATTCCCAGAAATTTACCAGCAGTTACGGTTCAATCATGATGCACAG GTCATATTGGTACCTTCAGCTTTTACCCCGGTTACTGGTCAGGCACATTGGGAGATTCTTCTTCGTGCTCGTGCAATCGAGACTCAGTGTTAC GTCATTGCTTCTGCTCAAGCTGGAAAGCACAACAAGACAAGAGAAAGCTACGGTGACACACTAATAATTGATCCATGGGGCACAGTAGTTGGCCGATTACCAG ATCGATTATCAACTGGTATCACCGTAGCTGATATCGATTTGTCATTGATAGATTCAGTGAGGAAAAAGATGCCAATTGCAGAG
- the LOC105777894 gene encoding probable protein phosphatase 2C 38 isoform X1, whose protein sequence is MLSGSLMRMMPPCWRPSVEGEDSSRGDDANGRVDGLLWYKDLGDHVTGEFSMAVIQANNLLEDHSQLESGPLSLYESGPHGTFVGIYDGHGGPATARFINEHLFGYIKKFTTENGGMSADVINKAFLATEEDFLALVRKQWLNDPHMASVGSCCLVGIVCSGMLYIANAGDSRVVLGRLDKTYKEVKAVPLSSEHNASVESVREELRSLHPTDPQIVVLKHTVWRVKGIIQISRSIGDAYLKSAEFNRDPLLPKFRVPEPFDKPILSAEPETLVQKLDPEDQFLIFASDGLWEHLSSQEAVDIVNTCPRNGIARKLVKAALRVASKKREMRYSDLKKIDRGVRRHFHDDITVIVLFLDFHLISQSYWQGPLVSIRGGVGVSGHGIC, encoded by the exons ATGCTATCGGGATCATTAATGCGAATGATGCCGCCCTGCTGGAGACCTTCCGTCGAGGGTGAAGATTCGAGTAGAGGTGATGATGCTAATGGTAGGGTTGACGGACTATTGTGGTACAAAGATTTAGGAGACCATGTTACCGGTGAGTTTTCGATGGCAGTAATTCAAGCAAACAATCTATTGGAAGACCATAGCCAACTCGAATCAGGTCCATTGAGCTTATATGAATCGGGGCCTCACGGGACATTTGTTGGAATCTACGATGGTCATGGTGGTCCGGCTACTGCTAGGTTTATAAATGAACACCTTTTCGGCTATATCAAGA AGTTTACAACTGAGAATGGTGGAATGTCAGCAGATGTAATCAACAAAGCATTTTTGGCAACTGAGGAGGATTTTCTTGCTCTCGTGAGGAAGCAATGGCTAAATGACCCGCATATGGCTTCTGTCGGTTCGTGTTGTTTGGTAGGAATAGTTTGTAGCGGAATGCTATATATTGCAAATGCAGGAGATTCTCGAGTGGTCTTAGGAAGATTGGATAAAACGTATAAAGAGGTCAAGGCAGTTCCATTATCATCAGAGCACAATGCAAGTGTTGAATCTGTACGGGAAGAGTTACGATCATTACATCCCACTGATCCACAAATTGTGGTCCTCAAGCACACAGTATGGCGTGTGAAGGGTATTATACAG ATTTCGAGATCCATTGGTGATGCTTATCTAAAGAGCGCGGAGTTCAACAGAGATCCTCTATTGCCGAAGTTTAGAGTTCCCGAACCATTCGATAAGCCAATCCTTAGTGCCGAGCCAGAAACATTAGTACAGAAACTTGACCCTGAAGATCAGTTTCTTATATTTGCATCAGATGGTCTATGGGAACACCTTAGCAGTCAAGAGGCAGTCGATATCGTCAACACCTGTCCACGAAAT GGTATTGCTAGAAAGCTTGTCAAAGCCGCTCTACGCGTAGCATCTAAGAAGAGAGAAATGAGATACTCGGACTTGAAAAAAATCGACCGTGGAGTGAGGAGACATTTTCACGACGATATAACAGTTATAGTTTTGTTTCTGGATTTCCATCTGATAAGCCAAAGCTACTGGCAGGGACCCTTGGTTTCAATCCGTGGTGGTGTTGGAGTCTCCGGACACGGCATTTGCTAG
- the LOC105777894 gene encoding probable protein phosphatase 2C 38 isoform X2, producing MSADVINKAFLATEEDFLALVRKQWLNDPHMASVGSCCLVGIVCSGMLYIANAGDSRVVLGRLDKTYKEVKAVPLSSEHNASVESVREELRSLHPTDPQIVVLKHTVWRVKGIIQISRSIGDAYLKSAEFNRDPLLPKFRVPEPFDKPILSAEPETLVQKLDPEDQFLIFASDGLWEHLSSQEAVDIVNTCPRNGIARKLVKAALRVASKKREMRYSDLKKIDRGVRRHFHDDITVIVLFLDFHLISQSYWQGPLVSIRGGVGVSGHGIC from the exons ATGTCAGCAGATGTAATCAACAAAGCATTTTTGGCAACTGAGGAGGATTTTCTTGCTCTCGTGAGGAAGCAATGGCTAAATGACCCGCATATGGCTTCTGTCGGTTCGTGTTGTTTGGTAGGAATAGTTTGTAGCGGAATGCTATATATTGCAAATGCAGGAGATTCTCGAGTGGTCTTAGGAAGATTGGATAAAACGTATAAAGAGGTCAAGGCAGTTCCATTATCATCAGAGCACAATGCAAGTGTTGAATCTGTACGGGAAGAGTTACGATCATTACATCCCACTGATCCACAAATTGTGGTCCTCAAGCACACAGTATGGCGTGTGAAGGGTATTATACAG ATTTCGAGATCCATTGGTGATGCTTATCTAAAGAGCGCGGAGTTCAACAGAGATCCTCTATTGCCGAAGTTTAGAGTTCCCGAACCATTCGATAAGCCAATCCTTAGTGCCGAGCCAGAAACATTAGTACAGAAACTTGACCCTGAAGATCAGTTTCTTATATTTGCATCAGATGGTCTATGGGAACACCTTAGCAGTCAAGAGGCAGTCGATATCGTCAACACCTGTCCACGAAAT GGTATTGCTAGAAAGCTTGTCAAAGCCGCTCTACGCGTAGCATCTAAGAAGAGAGAAATGAGATACTCGGACTTGAAAAAAATCGACCGTGGAGTGAGGAGACATTTTCACGACGATATAACAGTTATAGTTTTGTTTCTGGATTTCCATCTGATAAGCCAAAGCTACTGGCAGGGACCCTTGGTTTCAATCCGTGGTGGTGTTGGAGTCTCCGGACACGGCATTTGCTAG